GGACTGACCGGGAATTAGCCAAAATGTTATGGGATGTCggtcacaatttaaaaaagaagagtgaaaagcCTGCGGCATGGGCAGAGGGGTGATCTTTTCAGTAGGATCCTTAGTGAAGACTAGTCTGGGCAAATCACATTGTATCCAGATGAGGGTGGGAGTGAGGGACAGagatgcagagacagagacactgagagggaaagagagagagagagagacaggaagagacagagacagagagagagacagagagatggagacaagGAGAGATCCGGAGTGTGCTCTGCAGTGGGCAGCTGGCCAGGCGACAAGAGAGTGAGTCCTCAGAGTGGGGGTGCATCAGTGTGAGGGGAAGAGCAAAGGGCAGTGGCGGTCAGGTGGACCCTCCAGGGCTTCCTCTTGGAGCCAGCTGTGTGCTCAGCAGCCAGTTCCATTTTCCCTTCTTGAACAGCACCATCTTATTGAATGATCAGTGAAACAGCTTTttgggaagtgggtgggggttgAGACTAGTGAAAAAGAGCTTGTCTGTTTAGTTACAGATCAGCTCTATAACCCATCTCGCTTATTATTTACAGATCAACTTAAAGCCCTTCTCCATTGCAGAaactttagtttattttaaaaaaaaaaaaaaaaggctgttttGAATCAAAGAAGCACTTGCTTCCCCTTTATTTTGGGAACTGCAGCTTACTAGTTTCGGAAAGAGGTGTGACTGTCCTTTAGAGGCGGTGTATCTCCGTGATGTGATGATAAACAAGTTGAAGGGTGCAGGCCCACTGGAATCCCGCAGGACAAGGTGCAGAATCCGGCTGTGGCCTGTGGTTGACAGTTTGACCGTTTGACAGTTTGGAGATCTTGAGGTTTCCTAGAACAATTCCTCCTCCGGGAGTTATTTCCTGACTCCCACTACCGCCTCCCCAAACTCCGAGTCATCTCTCCCTCCTCTAAAGTTCTAAGCAGTGGTCCCCCAGTGGCAGTGCTTCGGAATTCCACAGATTACGCCCCTCCCGGGGGAGGGGACATGATTGGGCCCCAAGGAATTAACTGGAATGCATCCAGGGAATCTGTTCTGTTGAGTTTGGTGATCCTGGTGTTCCTTCAGCTTTTAGAACCACTGCCTTGCGAGATGTTCTAACGGAgctcaaacagatttttttttgtttttaatgtacagATTTAACCATGAGACTATAATGTAAGGCAAGATTCATAAcctgattttagtttttaaattcatCTCTTTAGTCCCCAGAGTGCCTGGTGCAGTGCTCTATACATCCTAGTATTAACCAGAGAAACAAATAAAGGAGTTTAACGTTCGGAAGCACGGTTAATGTTGTTCTGCCCTGGTCAGGCGCCAGCCCCGGCTGTCACGTTCTTCCTCTGGGTTAGTAGGCACAGTCACAGTGTGCTGATGCCTTCATTTGTGCCTCCAGCTCCACCATCTCTCCTGGTTTCCACAGTCACATACCTTACTGGGAAGCCCACGGGAGCTGATCCGCTGATGTTCCTCTAGGCATCGCCTCTCCCACATCGGCATCTCCTCGTTTATTTCCAGTCTTGGTGGAGGGCCACTACCATTTCCCGAGGCCCCAAGCCACATTCATTTGGAGGCAGGTTCTGCACCATCTAGCTCTTAATCATGCTTGCCTTTGACGCCTCAGCCCCCTCACTTGATCCTGTCCATTGTGTCCTCGTGAAATGAAGAAGTAAGAAAAACAGCTCCCCAGCCTGGCACCCAAGGTGTGTTTCTGTGTCCATCCCAGCTCCTGGCCTTCCCGACCTGCTCCTGGCCTCCAGGGTTTCTCATCATAGACCTAGTTCCCTGAAGGGATCAGTTCGAACCTGTTCCCCAAAGGAGTGAGATGAACCAGTTCCCCAGAGGCCAGTGAGGAACTAGTTCCCTGAATGGCCTTGTTATCTCTGGATCAGTATTTTGCATATGAagttccttcttcctggaatCCCTTTACTGCCTCTGCCACAGGACTGTGACTGACATCCCTCCCATTGTGACTTATAGAGATTTTCTTGGGGATGTTTCCTCCTCACTACCTCTTTTTCCACTTGCCTGAGTTAGGTACTCTTTTCTAGGTCCTGTGCATCCTCTGTCATTGTTTCTACTATAATTTTAATTCTCGAATTTCTGTCACGAGAATAGGAGCATCTTTAGGGCATGAATGATGTCTTCTGACCTAAAATTGGTGCTCCAttaatagttgttgaatgaataaatgaatgaatgtataagCAAATGGGTATGTGAACTGTATTCACATTTGAGTTTGTTAAGCtatctataataaaaaataaaaatgtattatttttattcttcatgaaTGGAGATATTTTGGTCCCTTGAAGCCATTTCTAAAATGGTAAAACAATGTCATTGCCTTTATATTCCCACAGGAAATATGGGATGtataaaatcaaaaaggaaagacaatCTGAATGACGATGGAATAGATTTGAAGACTCAACCAGTACGTAATACTGACCGAACTATTTATGTGAGAGATCCAACGTCCAATAAACAGCAAAGGCCAGTAAGTAGATAGTCTCAGGGGAGAATTCCCACAGCAAGATCAACGCATGGCTGCTTAATTTAAACACCAAATCTGTAACATGTGCATGCAAAAAAATTACATCCATTACTTGGGcctcaaataatttttgatttgctttataatttaatcttttaaagagTTTGTAAGCATTTTAGAGATTTTACCAGACCACTTGTACAATTAATGGCCTTTGATCACCTTCTCATgtgtaaagaaaataatctttcatATCACTGGTGCAAAGACccagtttttttatatatatatatatatatatatatatatatatatatatatatgaagataaatTGATCTGTCTATTTGAACTTCTGTGACTTAGGATAGGTAGTGAGATTAGCGCAGTGGTCTGGAGGCAAAGGAAATTTTGGATTTGAGTCAGAAGCTAAAATAAATGCTGATACGCCCCTTGTAGTGTATCATATTTTATCCCATATTTTGTCATTCTTCAGTTAACTCCAAACAGTACATTCTGAAGTTGTCATGACTTATTATAgagaattaaatgattaaaaaagtaCACAGCTAATTCTGCCCCCTAACCTTGGACAAATATCTGTACCAGAAATTTCGTATGAGTGATGTGCTATTCAATTCAATTGAGCACTGCTTGGCCAAGGAAGACCTAATACTCTATCTAATTTCATGGAGAAGAGGACCAGAGCTTTGGATAGTTGCTACATTAAATGTAATTTACTTCCGATCTTTTATCCTTCCCatcaacatatatacatatatatatgtatacacacacacacacacgtatactcACATGTATGTCAAAGTCTCATGCCATTGCTGAAATTGAGAAGTTACTGTTGGCATTCTCAAACAGTGGAGATGAAAAGTGAATATATTATTGCTGTTAATTAATGTATATGATGTTTCTAGATAGATAAATTAATGTTATATAGAAAAAACCAAAAGGTATAAGACGATTGCTTTAATAATTTAgtgatatacatataaatatagtcTTTAATAACATTATATAAACCAGTGTAAGTATAGGACTCTATTACATAAAAATgcttaatagaaaagaaaacaattgaaaGAATTGGAGTCATAGATAGTTTCCTCATTATAGACTTGAAGAGCTCTCATGGAAAGAATCTGGCTTTTCCTGATATCACGTCCTAGGTATTTTACTTGCTTAGAACACAAGTTCTCTTTTTGAAATGATCAACGAAGATGCCTTGActcagaaaaacaaaggcaaatcaCATAAACGTgccatttttcctcctcctcagaaTAAGGGAGGTTAAACATGGGGTTGGAAGGTGAAGTAGTAAACAGGTTTGCAATATGGCAGTCCCTCCTGGATTCTGTCTGTTAGTCTGTGCCTTCTCTGGCTGCCCTTGTTTCCTGCGCCCGGAGGGTTGCCTTATCCCATGGCCATAGATAACAGTCCCAGGTGTGGCCAGATGTGCCAAAATTGGACGCCCTGGCTCCGCGACAGCGGAACTGTGATGAGCTGGTGAGGTGGGATTGATGAAATTCAGCAAAGCTCCgaggaaaagacattttaaggAAAGAGTTAAATGGCAGATGAGTTGGCCTATATGTGTGTTGGTCTTCTAGAAAGTCtattaaaacatttgtaaattaaGGACTCTTTGATATTTGACAATCAGCTTGCTGCTTTCAAAGTGATTTAATTAGTTTCTCATCTTCTGATTATTTCCTCTAAATCATTTATAATTGATCATGCAATCCTAATTATGCAAATCCCCATGATTAAAAAATCAGTGTAGGACTTCTTAAAGTAAGTATTTAAGGATAACACGGACCCCCGATTTTCAGATAGCAGGACACAGAATAATGTTCCTTCCCCCACTGGCCCAGCCTCATAATTGGAGATTTTATGGGCTTTCACccgaaatttaaattaaaaaaaaaatttaaatttcagtgcaAACTGGTTTGGTCCATTCCTTTGGGCCACTGAATCAAAGGCAAAAGTTGCATGATTTGTGGATATAGGCCTTGGACAGTACTTTCCTGAAAAAGGGCCCACGAGGTCTTATCATCCTCCCCATGGTCactgagagaaaaaggaatttgatTTGAAAGGTCATTGAGGTGGCCTTTTGTCCCACAGACCCTTCCTGCTAATCCACCTCAAAGCTGAAGTAACGGGATGCCATCTGTCCCGTGACAGGAGCAGGGTCAGCCTTAGGAAGCCTGGATCCGTTAGGACCTATTCTCAGTGTCTAGTGACAGAGCCCTGACTCATTTTCtgaacaagtctgggaaacccaGAGATCAGCAGTTCTGGCCAAAGTCCTACCAAGCCAGCTCAAGCCATTTCCATCTTTCGCTCTGGGTTTCCATGCTGAGACTCCAGCCTTCACCTGCTCACTTCCTGCTACCCCCGACAAATGACTGCTTTTTAGAAGGGGGAGCCATTCCGCTGAGCTGTGTGGGATGGGGCGCAGCTCCGCAAAATGTTTGctctgttcttctcttctttccgGCTTCCTCAATTAGCCGTTCTAAACCTCATTTGCTACTGTGAGAAAAATGACATAACACACAACATGACTGTGAGGAAGAAAAGCTAATCGTCAAAATCCTTTTCCTGACCAATATTCTCTCGTAGGTTCCAGAATCTCAGCTTTTACCAGGACAGAGGTTTCAGACTAAAGGTATGTTTCCATAGCAACATGGtcgttttcctttctttactgtTACAGATGCTGTAAGGGAGTCAGCCTGggtgtttttatttatactttcattGCCAAAAAATACATGggatataaaatttatcattgtAACTATTTTTACGTGTCCAGTTGAGTAGTTAAGTACATTCCCGTTACTGGACAGCCAGCATCCCCACCCATCTCCAACTTCTTCATCTCCCTGAGCTGAAACTCTGTCCGAGTTTAACACGGACTCCCCGTCCCCCTACCCCCCGCAGCCCCTGCCAGCCACCATTCCACTTTCCGTCTCAATGCGTTTGGCCACTTCAGGTACCTCGAAAAGTGGCATCATAAAGTGTTTGTCTTTTCGTGTCTGGTGTATTTCACTCCTcataatgtcttcagggttcatccTGTTGAATTAGTCCTGTTGTGTGGACACACCGTATTTTGCTTATCCTCATTTGTCACTGAACATTTGGACTTTTCCTTTCAGctcttgaaaataatgctgctctgaacatggCTATATCATTTCTGAAATACAGGGCGGGAATTAGTTATAGTTGTAGGTCTATATGCCTGGGGATAACACAAACTGTATCCAGTGTGGTTAATACGTTGTTTACTGTAGACCATGTGGGCTGTGAGCCCCACTAGGCAGGAAACACACGTCATCATGCATCTTTTGTACCGGGTAAAGACTTGTTAAAACGTTTCCATTGATGGATTCTTGAAGGTCTTCCCTTTTGTCCTTCCTTAGATCCGGAGGAGCAAGGAGACATCGTGATAGCCTTGTACCCCTATGATGGCATCCATCCAGACGACTTGTCTTtcaagaagggagagaagatgaaGGTCCTGGAGGAGTAAGTATGACCACACACCCTGTGCCTGCTGGCCCTTTACTCAGGCTCCTGAGTCCTggccccttccttctgctcccagcAGCATAGCAGCAACAAGCAGCCTCGAAGCCTCCTTGCTGCTAGCAGCACTTTGGGAGTGCAAGGATTGGGGCCACAGGAATCTTCTCTTAcattcttcagttttccctttgaATAAAGACACTGGTTTCTTTCCTTATCCATCTGTGCCAGCTTAAGAAGTTTGTGTCTGTGGGAATTTGCATGTTATTTTAATGCCATGTTTATCTAGTTATATTGCTCAAATTCAGACTGGGTATATGGGTCTGACTTAGTTTGATTTGTAAGGGCACTGTGCTGAAGCAGCCGTCATTTTGGAAAAGCCCCTACTCAGCAGTTGTAGTCCTTCTGCAAGACACTTAGATGTCGTCATGTCCTTGGTCCACCCTTCCCCCTGCCTTACTGACTCACAGACCTGTGGCTCAGACCACAGGGACTTGGAACTGAGAACAAGGATTTCCCAAGGATTTCCCCCTAATCTTGCATTCGTTGTCACCCTGGCCCCACCCGCCAGGGTTGGAGGAGGGAGACTCCTTAGTAAGTACAAGGTACTAAGTGGTTAAGAGGAGTTGATGCTTACTGGTGAGTGTGAACTCCGGCCTAATCCTGGCCCTGCCTCTtgatagctgtgtgaccttgataaGCCACATCTGctctgtgctttcattttttcacttAGGAAATGGGAGCAGCAGCGGCCGTGTCATGAGGTTGATGTGAcaatgtggtgtgtgtgcatgtatgtgaaCACAGCATAGACGTACAGTAGGCAGCAGCTCTGTGTCCGTGTGGCTGTCCTTCACGTCTTGCAAACGAGAAGCCCGACTGTGTGTGGGAATTTGAACATCATAGTTGAGGCTCATGGGGACCTTCcattcctgcctcctgcctcagccccagcctcctcctcggCTCCATGTTGAGGGCAAGAACGTGGGAATGAGCCTACCTGCTTGggattatttttggttttccatttcttttcttcacagCATCTCTCTATTGATATTAGATGTTTCAACAAAGGAGTTTATAATATGAGAGCTATGCTTCGTTGTTCCCTTGCACCCCGTGTCTATAAGGATCCCACAGCATTTCTTAGAGATCCTGAGGGAAATTACAAACATGTGGCTTCTGCAAGATAGGAACCATTTTTACCAACTCTTGTGTGTGCAGCGCTGAGCACAGGGACTCAGTTGTGAAGCTGTTTCCCTTTGCCTTAGTCTCTAAACATAGTTTTATTTCAGCAAAAGGAGTGAATTTTTCTGCTGGATTCTGGGGTTCCAGGGATCTTCCCATATTCCCTCACCCCCCAAAACAGACACCTTCAGACAATTGCTATTGCAGTTCTTGACTCATCGGATACACacacttatttctttaaaaacttaaaaaaaaaaaaagtaatctaccCACAAGCCCAAAGacaagagtcccatgctttaccaacagagccagccaggtgcccctggatacaAACGCTTTTTGATGTCTGTTTCTCTTCCAGGCACGGAGAATGGTGGAAAGCTAAATCCCTTTCAACAAAGAGAGAAGGGTTCATCCCCAGCAACTATGTCGCCAAAGTCAACACCCTGGAAACAGAAGAGTGAGTCCTTACCCGTTGCCATCTTGGATGGTTTTGCTTGCTGCCTGGGCTTTCTTATGCATTTGTAcctttttccttccctggagCATAACATCCATGAAATATAACAATGTCTTCTCAGGTGGTTTTTCAAGGACATAACCAGGAAGGATGCAGAAAGGCAGCTGCTGGCACCAGGAAACGGTCCTGGAGCTTTTCTGATCAGAGAAAGCGAAACCTTAAAAGGTAAGAAGTGGTTTAAGTCCCCTTCTAAATGACTATTTAGAAATTCATTCTTAGAAACTAgcataatatatctttttttaagaaaaagatacatTATATTCTGGTAGTGAAAGCTTTAATGGCTTGATAACAAATAAACTCAATAGTGTTGCTATGAAAAGTACCATAGCAGACATAATTATGGCCATTTCTCACCATGCTTTAAGTTTGTTGCGGAGCTTCTTACATTATGATTGagagtaaatcttgaaattttaagagaaagaaaatcaaaatgacttttcaattcagtgaaataataaaaaaaaaaaaaaaactagcacaaagaaggaaaacGGTGTCTTGGTTAGCTTCATAGCAACAAAATGGTAGCTTCATTTGTCAAGTAGACTTCTTATAGGACTTAAATTATGCACTACATACatacttattttacattttgcatattttattgcAAATTGTGTACCATGGTGTTTATAAGGCAGATCTTACTTGTAAAATATAAGCATAATCTTTCCTTGTGCTTTCCCCCACAGGAAGctactctctttctgtcagagaTTATGACCCTGTGCATGGTGATGTTATTAAGCACTACAAAATTAGAAGTCTGGACAATGGAGGGTATTACATTTCTCCACGAATCACTTTCCCTTGTATCAGTGACATGATTAAACATTACCAAAGTAAGTAAAAACTAAAGGTCGGACAAGACAAAACAGATTTATTATGAAATGCAGGGTTCAAacacttttttatattaaaattcttcTACCTTACATTTCTTTTGGATGAAGTTGGAGGATTATATTCTGTAATTGATTCTAAATTAATCTATAATTACATATGCATGTGAAGTCAGAATGGATCTTAGTGAATAATTATCCCAGTTCTTCCCACCCAATCCGTGCTGTTTGACAGTTAATGTTCCAaaactgagaagagaaaaatgaatattcttttcaTGTAGTGCATATTTTTACAacacatctttaaatatttggaatcaGAATGCAGATTTGCAGATCtgtgtctttatatatatatgtgtgtgtgtatatgtgtgtaaaaGTAATCCATAGTCTgggtaaaagaaaacagaaataacaatgACAGGAAAATATTTAGAGGTGACGAGTCCATGGTCCTCTGTCTCCAGCGCTTCTCAGTTTGCCCTATGAAGCCAAACCCATGGGTGGCCTTTAGGTTCATTCCCTGTGTGATTGAAGTCGGTTGTGGTGGGTAGCTGCTGGTACTGTTTACTTCTGCCACCTACTCTCAAGGGATACACATTGTAGGTTTGCAAACAGTACTGATGGATAAAATCAAGTATGTTCAGAATTGTCTTTcaggtaagaatttccaaaatcaCGATTATACAAAAGATACCCCCATagaattttaggttcacagactACATTGAGCTGGAAATGATCCCACTAGTAGCCAAAATTTCTTCATAGATACTGGTAAATTACAAAGTAGGAcattttgtaacttttatttccCCTCTTTCACATTAGAGCAGTCGGATGGCTTATGCAGAAGATTGGAAAAGGCATGCATTAGCCCCAAACCACAAAAGCCATGGGACAAAGATGCCTGGGAGATCCCACGGGATTCCATCAAGTTGGTGAAAAGGCTCGGTGCTGGGCAGTTCGGGGAAGTCTGGATGGGTGAGTGTGGGGCTCTGGAGGAGGCAACCAGGGAAATGAGGGCTCAAGCCAATGTCCATCCATGTTCTCAGCCAAACATTAAACCATGTCAGAAGCAtcacttcttttgttttgctctgcCCACGTGGCACCAAGGGCTACAGAATGGTTTGATCGGACTCTGTTCCTTGTAACGctcctcttttaaaaaactttctaaaaaacaactttttaaaatttttagtgaattacagttgacacacaatgttatgttCTTTTCAGATGTAtaacagtgatttgacaattctgtatgTTGTGCTTTGCTCACCCCGAGAAGTGTAGTAGCCACCTGTCACCATATGACATTACAGTGTTATTGACTCTGTCTTccgtgctgtacttttcatcctggGAACTtaattgttttataactggatgttcatgtctctttctctctgtctcctgcttcaCTTCTCCTCCCTGCCTACCCCCCGCCATAGTAGCTCTTCTAGAATGAACGTTTATAAGGAAGAGGACAGTGGGTTTTTATCCTGATGTTCTGTCTACTTGTTCATGATTCTCTCATCACCAGATTCTTGGTACACATATTTTAAGGGCAAGAAATTGGTTTCCATCTCAGGGAAAATTATATTCGGGGTGAGGATTGTCCTTACTAGTGGGCCTAAGTGGAAGCATCAATTTATTGCACTTTCTCACCAAGA
This region of Mustela erminea isolate mMusErm1 chromosome 16, mMusErm1.Pri, whole genome shotgun sequence genomic DNA includes:
- the LYN gene encoding tyrosine-protein kinase Lyn isoform X3, producing the protein MGCIKSKRKDNLNDDGIDLKTQPVRNTDRTIYVRDPTSNKQQRPVPESQLLPGQRFQTKDPEEQGDIVIALYPYDGIHPDDLSFKKGEKMKVLEEHGEWWKAKSLSTKREGFIPSNYVAKVNTLETEEWFFKDITRKDAERQLLAPGNGPGAFLIRESETLKGSYSLSVRDYDPVHGDVIKHYKIRSLDNGGYYISPRITFPCISDMIKHYQKQSDGLCRRLEKACISPKPQKPWDKDAWEIPRDSIKLVKRLGAGQFGEVWMGYYNNSTKVAVKTLKPGTMSVQAFLEEANLMKTLQHDKLVRLYAVVTREEPIYIITEYMAKGSLLDFLKSDEGGKVLLPKLIDFSAQIAEGMAYIERKNYIHRDLRAANVLVSESLMCKIADFGLARVIEDNEYTAREERERTQVGRVSADRGRGRSRLSAEQEA
- the LYN gene encoding tyrosine-protein kinase Lyn isoform X1, with protein sequence MGCIKSKRKDNLNDDGIDLKTQPVRNTDRTIYVRDPTSNKQQRPVPESQLLPGQRFQTKDPEEQGDIVIALYPYDGIHPDDLSFKKGEKMKVLEEHGEWWKAKSLSTKREGFIPSNYVAKVNTLETEEWFFKDITRKDAERQLLAPGNGPGAFLIRESETLKGSYSLSVRDYDPVHGDVIKHYKIRSLDNGGYYISPRITFPCISDMIKHYQKQSDGLCRRLEKACISPKPQKPWDKDAWEIPRDSIKLVKRLGAGQFGEVWMGYYNNSTKVAVKTLKPGTMSVQAFLEEANLMKTLQHDKLVRLYAVVTREEPIYIITEYMAKGSLLDFLKSDEGGKVLLPKLIDFSAQIAEGMAYIERKNYIHRDLRAANVLVSESLMCKIADFGLARVIEDNEYTAREGAKFPIKWTAPEAINFGCFTIKSDVWSFGILLYEIVTYGKIPYPGRTNADVMTALSQGYRMPRMENCPDELYDIMKMCWKEKAEERPTFDYLQSVLDDFYTATEGQYQQQP